In the genome of Sulfurimonas autotrophica DSM 16294, the window AATAACTAATTTATTGTTTTTTCCATTTATAGATATATCGCAATTAGCAATTTTGGCACTTGAAGATATGTTTAGGTCTACGTTACCTTTCACTCTTATTTTATTCCTAAACTTCTGCATCAATGTAAATTTTTTCATATCATTGCCTTATAAAGTTTATCAAGCTGCTTATCCCAGTCAAATTTTTCTCTAGCTTTTAAATAACCGGCTTTTGAAATACTCTCTTTCAAATCTTTATTTTTATAAAGCAGTTCTATTTTCTCTGCCAAATCATTTATACTTCCGTCAAATAGCAATCCATCAGCACCATCTTCGATAATTTCAAGAGGACCTCCTTTATTTGTGGCAATCATCGGAACTCTATTTACCATCGCTTCAACTACAACAAGTCCAAAGGTTTCATTTTCTGTTGCTAGTATGTTGACATCAAAACATTGCATATATTCATCTACATCTTTGGTAAAACCGGTAAAAATCACTTTATCTTTTAAGCCCAAATCAGAAACTTTGTCTTGTAATGTCTTAAGATATTCTTCATCCATTGCTGAACCTACAATGAGCACTTTTATATCTAAATCTTTTAAAGCGTATAAAGCTTCTATAACCTTATATTGCCCTTTTCCTTCTTCTATTCTGCCTACTATACCGACAATAAATTCATCTTTCAAATTGTATTGTTTTTTCAACTCAGCCACTTTTACTTCATCTATTTTTGAAGCTTTTACACCAAGATACACCATCCCAATTTTTGGTCGTATCTCTGAGGGAATAAACTTTTCAAGCTGCTCTTTTACCTGTAATGTCACAGCATGCATCATATCTATATTTTTGTACAGCCATTTATGATAAAAATCATCTTTAAATCTTGTCATTCTCATATGTCTGCTTTGCACCAG includes:
- a CDS encoding glycosyltransferase family 4 protein, with translation MKNKNILELCLAHGLGGLELFVASCYENFSSKATCKVVVAPGTKLDNYLENIDKFHIQRNKLFPFIPALQLAKYIDENDIDIVHFHWTRDIITAVLAKVLSKKKPKLVQSRHMRMTRFKDDFYHKWLYKNIDMMHAVTLQVKEQLEKFIPSEIRPKIGMVYLGVKASKIDEVKVAELKKQYNLKDEFIVGIVGRIEEGKGQYKVIEALYALKDLDIKVLIVGSAMDEEYLKTLQDKVSDLGLKDKVIFTGFTKDVDEYMQCFDVNILATENETFGLVVVEAMVNRVPMIATNKGGPLEIIEDGADGLLFDGSINDLAEKIELLYKNKDLKESISKAGYLKAREKFDWDKQLDKLYKAMI